Genomic window (Armatimonadota bacterium):
CGGGTGTCGGTCAGTTCCTCGCGCAGCAACGCGCAGGCGCGCGCCATGTCGGCGATGATGGTGTCGCGCAGCCGCTCGTTGTGCAGCGCGGCGGCGGGATGATAAAGCGGAACGTAGATAATCCCGCTCTTACGGTAAGCCTTGCCGTGGACCTGCGAGATCGAGGCCAGGTTAGGGTCAACGAGGGTGGCGAGAGCGAAGCGGCCGAGGGTGAAGATGGCGCGCGGCTTGATGAGGGCGATCTGGGCGAGCAGATACTCACCGCAGGCGCTGATCTCATCCGGTTGCGGGTCGCGATTGTTGGGCGGGCGGCACTTGACGACGTTGGTAACGAAGACGTTTTCGCGCGCGACCCCGGCGCCTGCCAGCAGCTCGTCCAGGAAGCGCCCGGCGGCGCCGACGAAGGGCACGCCCTGTCGGTCCTCGTGATAGCCCGGTCCCTCGCCCACGAGCATGATGTCCGCATCGGGGCGACCGTGCCCGGGGACGACGTGGGTGCGGCCGCGCCACAGTCGGCATGCGCGGCAGGAGCGGATCTCGTCGTGCACAGCATCGAGGAGCTGGCTAGGCGCCTGACTCACGTCCGCCCCCCGGCAGCAAACCCAGTCGCCCCAGTTCCCTGGTCAGCGCCTGGCGGCATCCTTCGGTCGCCGGCAGCAGCGGCAGCCGGGGAGGTCCGACCGGCAAACCGAGCATCTCCAACGCCGCCTTGACCGGGCTGGGGTTGCTCTCATAGAACAACGCTTTGACCAGCGGCAGGAGATGATAGTGCAGTTGTCGCGCCGGCGCCAGCTCGCCGGCGGCGAGGTGCCGCCACAGCCGTACCCACTGCTCGGTCGCGACGTGGGCGGCGGCGACAATGCCGCCGTGGGCGCCGAGAGCGCAGAGCGGGTAGAGCAGGGCGTCGTCGCCGGTGAGGACGTCGAAGTCCTCGGTGCCGGCGATGATCTCCATGATTTGTTCGAGGTCGCCGCTGGCCTCCTTGATGCCGACGATATTGGGGACGCGAGAGAGCTCGATGGTGGTGGCGGCTTCCATGTTGACGCCGGTGCGCTTGGGGATATTGTACATGATGATCGGCAGCGCGGCGGCGTCGGCGACGCGGCGGAAGTGCTCGATCAGCCCGCGCTGCGTGGGGCGATTGTAGTAGGGGCAGATCACGAGCGCGGCGTCGGCCGCGGCCGCCTGCGCGTGGCGCGTGAGGGCGATCGCCTCCGCGGTGCTGTTGGAGCCGGTGCCGGCGATGACGAGGGCGCGCCCGCCGGTGGCCGCGATCGCGAACTCCACCACGCGCCGATGCTCGTCATGGCTGAGGGTGGCGGATTCGCCGGTGGTGCCGCAGGGAGCGATGCCGTTGACGCCGGCCGCGATCAAGCGGTCAATGAGCGCCGCCATCGTCGCCGGATGAAACTCGCCTTCCCGGAAGGGAGTGACCAGCGGTATGTGAATGCCGGCGAAGCGAGCCCTGGCCATGTCGTCCTCCTGCGCCGGGAGCTCAGGCGATGAAATGCTGATGCAGTGCGCGCACCGCCTGCGTGCGCTGCGCCTCCTTGACCAGCAAGGAGATGTGCAGGTCGCCCTCGGTGGAACCGAAGACGGGCACGCCGGCTTGCTCGAGCACCTCCTCGACCTCGGCATGCACCTGTGCGGCATGGCCGCGCAGACCCTCGCCGACGGTCGAAACCAGCCCCCAGGCGTCCGCGCTGAACTCCGCGGTGATGTCGCGGTCGAACAGCAGATGCTCGATAATCGAGACCACGTCGCGGTACTTGGCGCGCTTGACCGCGAACTGCACGTGCTCGGCGTCTCCGGACACCGGGTAGTGGAGGATGCGTTCCTTGCGCATGGCTCCGCTCAGTTGCCCCGCCAGCCGGCCGTCGCGCGCCCGCACCGCGAACAAGATGAGGTTGGGGATGTCGGCGATCGCGGTCACCAGCCGTCCGCTTGCATGACCGGTGGCGGGCGAGATCTCGGTGCCAGGGGTGTCGGTCTTGAAGTTCTTGACCACCAGCGACAGGCCGTGCTTGCGCGCCATTACCGCCGCGCTGTGTTGCAGGACGTCGGCGCCGAGGGCGGACATGGTAACCATCTCGTCGTAAGTCAGGCGCGCCAGCGCCGCCGGGCCCTGCCCCCGGTCGAAGTGGTTGGGGTTGGCGGTCATGACCCCGTCCACGTCCTTGAAGATCTCCAGCGGCGCCACGCGCAGCTCATCGCCAAAAGGCAGAGTGGGCGTCCGCGCCAGCGTGACGGCGAGGGCGACCGCCGTATAGTCGCTGCCCCCCTCGCCGAGGGTGGTAATGACGTGGCGCTCGGGCGTCACTCCCTGGAAGCCGGCAACGAAGGCGATCTGCCCCTCCTGCAGCGCTTTGAGCACCTCGTCGGGACGGATGTCAATGATCTCCGCGTGGCCGTGGTAGTAGTCGGTGATCAGCCCCGCCTGGCCGCCGGAAAGGGCGATGGTATCGTAGCCCTTGGACTTGAGCAGGTGGGCCATGGCGACGGTGGCGACGATCTCCCCGCACGACATCAAGAGATCGAGCTCGCGGGGCTGGATCTTGGGATGAATCTGGCGCACGAGCTTGACCAGCTCGGCGGTGGAGTAGGGTTGCCCCTCGCGCCCCATGGCCGATATGACCGCGACCGGCCATAGCCCCCGATCGCGGCACTCCATGATGCGTTCAGCCGCCAGCGCCTGGTGCTCGGGCTCGGTGCAGGTGCCGCCGAACTTCTGCACGACGACGTTGACCGCCGCCTGTTCGCTGATGTCATTCACTGGCCCTACCTCGGCAGCAGTCCCATGACCGCCATCTGCTCCGCGATCTGTACCGCGTTGAGCGCGGCGCCCTTGCGCAGGTTGTCGGCCGCCACCCACAGGTTGAGTCCGTGCTCCACCGTCAGGTCGCGCCGGATGCGCCCCACGTACACCTCGTCGGAGCCGCTGATCTCCGCCGGCATCGGGTAGCGACCCTCGCGCGGAGCGTCCACCACTCGCAGCGGGCGATACCCATCGCCGTAGGGCTCAAAGTTCGCCAGCAATTCCTTCGCCCGCGCCGGAGTCAGCTCCTGCCGCAGCTCCAGGTTGATCGCCTCGCAGTGGACGTTGCCCACCGGCACGCGGCACACGGTCGCGGTCACCGCAATCGAGTCATCGCCCATGATCTTGTGGGTCTCGCGCGCCAGCTTGACCTCCTCCGAGCAGTAGCCATCGTCGTCGAAGCTGCCGATGTGGGGGAAGACGTTGAGCGCCAGGCGTTGCGGCATCTTGTCGGGGGGCGGCATCGGCTCACCGCGTACGTGGGCGGCCATCTCCGCCTCGAGCTGCGCCACCGCGCCCGCCCCGGCACCCGAAGCGGCCTGATAGGTGGCCGCCACGACGCGCTTGATCCCCACCGCGTCGTGCAAGGGCTTGAGCGCCACCACCATCTGAGTAGTCGAGCAATTGGGGTTGGCAACCAGATGATGGTCGCCGCGCAGGGCGTCGCGATTGACCTCGGGCACCACCAGGGGCACCCGCGGATCCATGCGGAAGTCGTTGCCGTTGTCAATGACCACCGCACCGCGCTGGATCGCCTCCGGGGCATAGAGCACGGCGGCGCCCTGCTCGCCCTCGGTGCCCGCGAACAGGGCGATGTCGCAGCCGTCGAACTCCTGCGGCGCCGCAACGCGCACCTCATAAGCGCGGCCGTCCACCTCCACGGAACCGGCGCTGGTGGCAAGCACGGTGACCCGCGAAGCGGGAAAGCTGCGCTGCGCCAGCACCCGCAGCAACTCCTTGCCGACTGCTCCACGACCGACGACGATAACGTTATAGCCCTCGGACATGTGCCTCTACCTGGCGTGGTTTACGGCAGGGCCTCGCCGTTGAGGATAACCGACCGCGTGCATGATAGCAGGCTGGGTTTTTCGCTGTCAAGGAAACCTGCAAGATCCCGGGAGCTCCGTCTCCAGCAAGCCTTCCGGCGGCTTGCCCAAGACGCGCAGCGGCAAGATCATGCGCCGCTTGCTGCGCGACATCGCCGAGGGCCGCGTTCTGGGCGATACCACCACCCTCGCCGATCCCACCGTGGTGGAGATGCTGCGGCGCCAGTACGAGGAGCAGGAGGGGTAAGACCGCCGGGGACCGTCGCTTCAGGCCCTGAGCTGGAGCGATGCGCTCGGCGGCGGGGGACGGTCCCCGAACAACGGCGACAGGATATCGCGCCCCAGGCGCATAATAGTCCACCGGCGCCGACGGTTCGCGTGCTCATCATCACTGTGGTCGGTGCAGGCGGACGTGACTCATCTTCACTTGCCGGACGGCGTCTTGCCGTTATGGCTGTGGGCGGGCGGGCTTGCCCTTGCCGGTGTGCTTATCGCCATTGCGGCGCGCGTCGCCGCGGGCGCGGATTTTCGCCGCCGCCTGCCCACGCTGTCCATGATCGCCGCCTTCATGATCATCTCCATGAGCGTGCCGGTGATCCCGGCGGTCTACCACGTGCAGCTTGCCGCCCTCGCCGGCATCGTCCTGGGCCCCGCGTCCGGCGTCATCGCGGCGTTCATCGTCAATCTGCTGCTGGCGCTGGTGGGCCACGGCGGCATCACCGTTGTCGGCCTCAACACCCTGATTCTGGGCAGCGAGATGCTGACCGCGTGGGCGCTGTTCCGCGTGCTCAAGCGAGCGCTGGCGCCGGGGCCGGCAGCAGGCGCCGCGGCGTTCCCGGCGATGGTGGTCGGCGCCGCGGTCATGCTTGGCATCATCGCTCTGGCTTCGCCCCAGGCGGGCCTCGTACACCTGGGCGAGGTGACCAGCTTCGGCGAGCGCGCGCACGCGGGAGGGCTGGGACCGCTGCACGCGGGGGCGCCATACGCGGAGCTGTCGCTGCGCAGGTTCGCGTGGCTGGTGCTGGGGTTGGGATCGCTGGGGTGGATCGTGGAGAGCGTCGTCACCGGCCTGGTGGTGCGCTTCGCGGCGCGAGTGAAGCCGGACCTGGTGGGGTTGGCGCCGGACTATGAGCGGGTTTGACATCGCCGTCATAGACTACTGGGCGACCTCGGGCCGCAGCTTCCTGCACCGCGCCGGGCCGGCGGCCAAGCTCATCATGAGCGCGCTGCTGCTGGCGGCGGTGGTCATCGGCGATTATCTGCCGCTGCTGGCGGCGCTGTACCTGACGCTGGTCGCGCTGCTGGCGGTGGCGCGCGTCCCGCCGCTGCGGGTCATGACCATCGGCGCCTATCCGGTCGTGTTCGTCGCGCTGTTCGTCGTCAGCGCGTGGGATGGGACGTGGCAGACGCCGGCGTTGATCTTGGGGCGCGCCCTGACCGCCGCGCTGACGTTAGTGGCGCTGCTGGCGACGACGCCCTACCCACGGGTATTCGGCCTCTTGTCGCGGGTGCTACCGCGCATCGTCGGCGAGGCGCTGTTCTTGACCTATCGCTCGCTTTTCACGCTGGCGGAGATGGCGGGGGAAATGGTGACCGCGACGCGGGTGCGCTCCGGGGTCAACCTGCGGCGGCCGGCGACCAACCTGCGCAACCTCTCGCTCGCGCTCGGCAAGCTGCTGATTCACGCCATGGACCGCAGCGAGCGCCAGTACGATATTATGATCGTGCGCGGCTACAGCGACCGCATCGCGGCGCCGGCGCGGTCGTGGAACTCGCTCGCCACCGATGCCGCGCCGATACTGCTGGGCGCGGCGGCGCTGGCGGCGGCGATCGTGACCCGATGGAACGCATAGTCAAGGTTAGCTGCATACGCCACGTCTATCCCGACCGCACCGCGGTGCACCTGTGTGGCCTCGACATGGTCGTCGACCGCGGCGATCGCGTCGCCATCGTCGGCCCCAACGGCGGCGGCAAGTCCACCATGCTGCACCACATCATCGGCTTGCTGCGCGCGCACGAGGGCGAGGTGGACGTCTTCGGGGTGGACCCCGCGCGCGACTACGCGCGCATCCGCGAGCGCGTGGGCGTCGTGCTGCAGAACGCCGAGGAGCAGATCATCGCTCCCACCGTCCGCGACGATGTCTCGTTCTCTCCGCGCAACTACGGCTACCCGTCGGCGCGAGTGCGGGAGATGGTGGACGAGGTACTGGCAGAGCTGGGCATCGCTCACCTCGCCGATCGCGTCTGCCACTACCTCAGCGGCGGCGAGAAACGCAAGGTCGCCCTGGCGGGGGCGCTGGTCACGCGCCCCGAGCTGGTGATCCTCGACGAGCCCTTCGAGGGCCTCGACCCGCGCAGCAAGCACGAGATGATTGACTTGCTCAATCATCTGCACGACGAGCACGGCCTCTCCATCGTCTATACGACCCATGAGGTCAACATCGTTCCCCTGGTGTCCAATCGCGTGTATGTCGTTTGCCGCGACGGCGTCATCTTCGAGGGCACGCCGGAGCAGACCTTCGCGCAGCGCGAACTGCTGGAGAAGGTGGGCCTGGAGCAGCCGACCCTGGCCGAGCTGAGCTATCTGCTCGGCCGCCTGGGAGTGAAGCTGGACCTGCCCAGCGGCGTGGCCGACGCCGCGCGCATGATTGCCGACGCGCTGTCCCAGGGCGCGCGCATCACCGAGGGCGAGCCACAGACATGAGCTCCCTGGAGCGGCACGATGGTGAGGGGATCCGCTGCCTGCAATTAGGCGGGCCGGTGACATTCAACTACTGCCGGCGGGCCAACCGCGGCCTGCCGTGCAAGCTCGTGGTCGGCTGCTGGCAGGGGCGCATAGAGGCGCTCGCGTTCCTGGCCGAGCATTTCACGGCTGAGCAACTGCGAGCGGCCTTGGAGCCGGCTCCAGGGGGCAAGCTGGAGCGGCTGATCGGCCTGGTCGAGCGCACCCGGGCCGAGCTAGAGGCCGCCGGTGGTGATCGCTAGCCCGCCAACTCCGGGAAGCACGCGGCGGCATTGGCGGTGGTGATCTGGGCCACCTCCGCCGCCGTCACCCCCCAGCACTGCGCGACCGCCGCGGCGATGAGCGGCAGGTATGCCGGCTCATTGGGCTCGCCGCGGTGCGGGTGCGGGGCGAGGTAGGGGCAGTCCGTCTCCAGCAGCACGCGCTCGCGAGGCAGGCCCCGGACGATGGCGCGCAGGCGCTCAGCGCTGCGAAAAGTCACCGGGCCGGCGATGCCGATGTAGAGCCCTATCTCGACCGCGCGCCGGGCGATATCGGCGTCACCGGAGAAACAGTGCAGGACCCCGCGCCGGCGTTCGCCCTCAGCCCAGATCGCCAGCACCTCCTGGTGGGCGTCGCGCGAATGCACGATTACGGGCAGGTCGAGCTCCGCGGCCAGGGCCAGGTGCGCGCGGAAGGCGGCGGCTTGCGCGTCACGCGGGGAGCGGTCGCGGTAGAAGTCGAGGCCGGTCTCGCCGATGGCGACCGCTCGCGGCAGAGTCGCCAGGCGGCGCAGCTCGGCCAGCGCCTCCGGCCCCACGCACGAGGCATCGTGGGGATGGATCCCCGGCGCGTGCCACACGCGCTCATCAGTCGCCGCCAGGCGGGCGCCGCTGGCGCTGGTGGCAAGGTCGAAGCCGACGGTAATAATGCGCCCCACGCCGGCGGCGGCGGCCCGCGCTATCGGCGCGGATGTGGCACAGGCGCCCTCGCCTGTGATTCCGGGAGCACAGCCGAGGCGGCTGTGCCACAAGTCCGGGTGGGTGAGGTGGGCGTGAGTATCGGTGAGACCGACGCCGGCGCTCACGGAGCCGCCCCCGGGCGCGGCTCCCGGTAGCGCCCGGCTGCGCGGTGGATGCGCATGCGGCGGAAGACGCTCTGCGTGTTGCCGGGGACGGTCTTGCCGCCGATGATCGCACGGCCGGCGCGGTCTGACACCACGATGTATACCGCGCGCAGCATTCGCCCCAACATGCGGGGCGAGCCGGGGATATCGGTCTGCCCGATGACGGCAAAGGAGTACTCGCCGAAGGCGTCGCTGCGCATGGTGATGTCGCCGTCGTAGGTGGCGACGCCGAAGCCGAACGCGAAGTCGGGGCTGAAGGACTGGGCGGCGTCGCAGCCCGGCCACAGGGCAACGCGGTGCGAGTTGCTGGCGGCGGAGGCGACGGCGGTGAACGCTCCCGTATCGCCGGGCCGAATCTGGTCGCCCGGCGACACCGAGAAGGAGCCGATGACCGGGGTGTCGTCAACCACCCAGCTCCGCTGCAGGTATTCCGCGGCCAGCCTCCACACGCCATCGAAGTCCTTGATCCACACCTGGTCGAGGGCGTTCACGCTCGGCGCCCACGCCAGGATGGGCGTCGGGTGATCGAGGGCCGCGACGTCGGCGAGAAGCTGCGCCGAGAACTCAACCTGCACCGAGGCCAGGTTGGGGGATATGATCTCGAGCTGCTGGCGCGCGAGGCGGAAATCCCTCAGGTCCGGGAAATCGGCGGCAATGGCGGCGATGTGATCGGCCTTGCTCTGCTCGTCGAAGGCGTAGTCCTCGGAGATGTAGCGCTCGAGCAACGCCGGGTCCTCCCGCGCCCAGGCTGTCATCAGGCCGCTGACGCTGGCGAGCAGCCGGCGGCGATCTACGTCATCTTTGTCCTGGCAGCCCCCAGACAGCCCCAGTGCAAGCAGGGCCGTGACCAATAGCGCCCAACGTTTCGTCATCCTGACCCTCCTCGTGCAGCAGTCAACTGTGACTTCGCCTGCCAGAGCAGGAACACCTGGGCCGCCTCAACCGGCAATTTGACGACGAGGACGACGAAAAGGTGCCGCCCGCACTGGGAGACGGCGCCCCCTATTCGCGGGCCCCTCGCCCCTCCAGGGAGCAGACCATCAGCCACGCGTCCTCGCCGCCGCCGTAGTAGCCCCGCAGGGTGCTCGCGACGCGAAAGCCAAACCGCTCGTAGAGCCGACATGCGGCCGAGTTGCGTACGCTCACCTGCAGGTTCACGCGCTTGACCTTCGCTGCCGCCAGATGCGCTAACGCCTGGCTCATCAGCTGCGAACCCACCCCGCGGTTGCGCAGATCCTCGCGCACCGCGAAGGTGGACAGCTCCGCGTGGCCGCGCCGCAGCGACCTGCGACAGACCACCGCGTAGCCCACGACCTCACTCTCGATTGCGGCCACGCGGAAGCCGTCGCCGGCGTGCCACAGCAGGTACAACAGCATGCCCGGCCCGAAGGCATGGCGACCGAAGTAGCCCCGCTCCATCGCCGCGATCGCGCGCACATCGCCCACCGCCGCCCGCCGGTAGCGAATTTCGCCGTTCATTCGATCACTAGGCCGTGACTGGAGGTGGCGACCAGGATTCCGCCAGCGCTGTCTATCAGCAGTCGCCCCTGATCGTCAATGCCCTGCACGCGTCCACGCGCGAGGCCGTCCGACCAGGTGCGGACGAGGCGGCCGGGGGTGGTGTCGAGCGCCCGCCACCGGCGCAAGATCTCTCCATCGGCGCCGCTCTCCAGTTGCTCCAGCAGCTTCTGCATGCTGTGGCACAGCTCGCGCAGGAGCTGATCGAGTGGGATGTCGCGGCCTGCCGCCTCGTGCAGGGAGGTCGCGACCGCGCGCAGCCGCGGCGGCAGTGCGTCGCGCGGCACATTGGCGTTGATGCCGACGCCGATCACCGCCCAGCGCAGGTTGTCGCCGGCAGCCGCGGTCTCGACCAGCACTCCGCCGACCTTGCGGTCGTCAACCACCAGGTCGTTGGGCCATTTCAGGGTCACCGCCGCCCCCGCCGATGCCGCCGCCTCTGCCGCGGCGACCGCAGCCGCGAGGTTGAGCACTCCCGCGCGCGTCGCCGGCAGGCCGCGCGGGCGCGTCAGCAGCGACGCCCATAAGCCGCCGCGGGGAGAAGCCCAACGGCGCCCACGCTGCCCGCGCCCGCTGGTCTGCTCCGCGGCGACCACCACCGTGCCGTGGGCTTCGCCGGCGCGTAGAAGTTGCTTGGCGACATCGCTCGTGGAGGGGACCACCTCGAGCCGAATGACGCGGGCTCCCAGCGGCGGGCGGGGGGGGAGAGATGACAGATCAGGTCTCAACTCGGCATCTCCGGTCATCGCCGCTCGGGCGTACGGGCGCGAGAGATGACTACGCGATCTCGAGGGCGATATCCAGCGCCGGCGCGGAATGGGTGAGCGCACCAACAGAGATAAGGTCCACCCCGGTCTCCGCGATTGCCCGAACCGTTTCCAGGGTCACGCCTCCGCTCGCTTCGGTCAGCGCGCGCCCGCGCGCAAGCTCGACCGCGGCGCGCAGGTCTTGGCGGCTCATGTTGTCCAGCAGCAAGGCATCGGCGCCGCGCTCCAGGGCCTCTTTCACCTGCGCCAGGGTCTCGACCTCCACCTGCACCTTCATCCCGTGGGGCACATCGGCGCGCGCGGCTGCCACCGCGGCGGCAATGCCTCCCGCCGGCCGCAGGTGATTGTCCTTGATGAGCACGCCATCGAAGAGGCCGAAGCGATGATTGGCGCCGCCCCCGAGCGCAACCGCCCACTTGTCGAGACAGCGCAGGCCGGGGGCGGTCTTGCGGGTGTCGAGGATGCGGGCGGTGGTACCCGCGACGGCATCAACGTAGCGGCGCGTGAGCGTCGCAATGCCCGACATGCGCTGCAGGAAGTTGAGGGCGGTCCTTTCGGCCCCCAGCAGGGCGCGCGTGTAGCCGGCGACCTCGGCCAGCGCCGTTCCCGCCGGCAGCGCGTCGCCGTCGGCCGCCAGAACGCTGACCTCGATTCGCGAGTCAACCTCGTGGAAAGCCATGCGCGCGACCTCGAGGCCGGCGATGACTCCGGCCTGCCGGGCGACGACCACACCCGACCCTCGGGCGGCGGCAGGCACCACCGCCTGGCTGGTGATGTCACCGCGACCGAGGTCCTCGCGCAAGGCGCGTCGCACGATTTCGACTACCATGGCCGGCGTGGGAGCTGTCATCTGTCTCACACTACTCGCAAGGGAGTGACCAGTGATCGCAGGATGCCGACGGCGACTCTTCCCACCACCTCGGGATGGATCGCCTCCGTGGCCGTGGCCGGCACGCGCACGCGGCTGGTGGTCTCCTGCCCCGCGGCCGAGACCGCGAGCTCGATATCGGTGAAGCCGCTGTCGCCGCCGGCATGGATTCGCACCAGCAGTTCCCCCTCGCCTATGGCAATGGCGGCTGGAGCTATCAGGTTGGCGACCGCGGGGAAGGCGGCCATCGCATCCACCGCTTCGCCCTGGAAGACCGCCTGCGGCTCGTCTGCGGACTTGAGTTCGCGGCCGCGCAGAAACGGCGCGTCGGCGAGCACCGACCGCGGACAGGTGACGGTGAGGTTGGCCCGCGCTTCGGGAGACACGGCGGCGGTGTTGAGCGTGGTTGCGCCGGCGAGCAGGCAGTTGGCGGCAAACAGATTGAGGCCGCGCTCGTAGGCCAGGCGCGTGAAATCGTCGCGCGCGAAGAAGGCGGCGACGTTGGTTACCAGCAAGTCCTTGCCTCCGTTGAGCGCGGCCATCATGACCCCGGGGGCGACGTGGCGGTTGGTGGCTTCCACCACCAGGTCCACCGAGGCGACCAGTCCGTTGAGCGACATGGAACGAATCGGGCGCTTGAGCTCGAAGACGAGCCTCTGCGCCTTGTCGGGATGGGTGTCGCAGACCGCGGCGAGGCCGGCGTGGACGGCGCCGGCGTCGAGGGCGTGGCAGATCGTTCGTCCCACGGTCCCGCACCCGACCACCCCCACGCGCATGAAGGGGCCGAAGCTTGCGCTGTCATAGCTGGCCATGATGCATCCGCTGCGAGCTAGGATACCTCGAGCATGCGCTCGAGCGCGGTGCGGGCGCGCGCCGCCACCTCGGCGGCCACCTCCACCCGCCCGGACAGGTCCTCCAGCGACCACAGTATCTTTTCCAGGGTGATGCGCTTCATGTTGGGGCATGTCGCCAGCCGCGTCACCGGCACGAAGCGCTTACCCGGCGCCTCCCGCTGCAGCCGGTGGATGAGCCCCACCTCGGTCGCCACGATCATCGTCTGGGCGGGGCTCTCGCGCGCGCGGCGGATCATGCCCCCGGTGCTGAGCACGTGGTGGGCGAGGTCGAGCACCTCGGGCCGGCACTCCGGATGGGCCATGACCTCCGCCTGCGGGTGCTGACTCAGGGCCGCCCGCACGTGCTCGACGGTGATGCGATCATGAGTTGGGCAGTACCCCTGCCACAACAGCAGCCGCTTGCTGGTATGTCGTTGCACCCACATTCCGAGATTGCGGTCGGGAATGAAGATTACCTCCTGCGCGCTAATCCCTTCCATGACGCGCGCGGCGTTCGCGGAGGTGCAGCAGTAATCACTCTCGGCCTTGACCTCCGCCGAGGTATTGACGTAGGCCACCACCGGCATGCCGCGGTGTTCGGCCTTGAGTGCCCGCAGCTCGGCGGCGGTGATCATGTCGGCCATCGGGCAGCCCGCGCGCGGCTCCGGATGGAGCACGAGCTTGTCGGGGGCCAGCACCGCTGCGGTCTCGGCCATGAAGCGCACGCCGCAGAAGACGATGACGTCGGCGTCAACGAGCGCCGCCCGGCGGCTGAGATCGAGCGAGTCGCCGGTGATGTCCGCCAGGTCCTGGATTTCGCCCAATTGGTAGTTGTGCGCGAGGATGACGGCCCGACACCGGCGACGCAGCTTCTCGATGCGCGCAAGCAGGCGGTCGGCCGTATCGGCGATAACGCTGGTCACGGGCCTGTCGCGGGCACGTCAGCCATCGCCC
Coding sequences:
- a CDS encoding uracil-DNA glycosylase, with the protein product MSQAPSQLLDAVHDEIRSCRACRLWRGRTHVVPGHGRPDADIMLVGEGPGYHEDRQGVPFVGAAGRFLDELLAGAGVARENVFVTNVVKCRPPNNRDPQPDEISACGEYLLAQIALIKPRAIFTLGRFALATLVDPNLASISQVHGKAYRKSGIIYVPLYHPAAALHNERLRDTIIADMARACALLREELTDTREPPPSPPHVKQLGLLDAQ
- the dapA gene encoding 4-hydroxy-tetrahydrodipicolinate synthase, yielding MARARFAGIHIPLVTPFREGEFHPATMAALIDRLIAAGVNGIAPCGTTGESATLSHDEHRRVVEFAIAATGGRALVIAGTGSNSTAEAIALTRHAQAAAADAALVICPYYNRPTQRGLIEHFRRVADAAALPIIMYNIPKRTGVNMEAATTIELSRVPNIVGIKEASGDLEQIMEIIAGTEDFDVLTGDDALLYPLCALGAHGGIVAAAHVATEQWVRLWRHLAAGELAPARQLHYHLLPLVKALFYESNPSPVKAALEMLGLPVGPPRLPLLPATEGCRQALTRELGRLGLLPGGGRESGA
- a CDS encoding ACT domain-containing protein translates to MNDISEQAAVNVVVQKFGGTCTEPEHQALAAERIMECRDRGLWPVAVISAMGREGQPYSTAELVKLVRQIHPKIQPRELDLLMSCGEIVATVAMAHLLKSKGYDTIALSGGQAGLITDYYHGHAEIIDIRPDEVLKALQEGQIAFVAGFQGVTPERHVITTLGEGGSDYTAVALAVTLARTPTLPFGDELRVAPLEIFKDVDGVMTANPNHFDRGQGPAALARLTYDEMVTMSALGADVLQHSAAVMARKHGLSLVVKNFKTDTPGTEISPATGHASGRLVTAIADIPNLILFAVRARDGRLAGQLSGAMRKERILHYPVSGDAEHVQFAVKRAKYRDVVSIIEHLLFDRDITAEFSADAWGLVSTVGEGLRGHAAQVHAEVEEVLEQAGVPVFGSTEGDLHISLLVKEAQRTQAVRALHQHFIA
- a CDS encoding aspartate-semialdehyde dehydrogenase; the encoded protein is MSEGYNVIVVGRGAVGKELLRVLAQRSFPASRVTVLATSAGSVEVDGRAYEVRVAAPQEFDGCDIALFAGTEGEQGAAVLYAPEAIQRGAVVIDNGNDFRMDPRVPLVVPEVNRDALRGDHHLVANPNCSTTQMVVALKPLHDAVGIKRVVAATYQAASGAGAGAVAQLEAEMAAHVRGEPMPPPDKMPQRLALNVFPHIGSFDDDGYCSEEVKLARETHKIMGDDSIAVTATVCRVPVGNVHCEAINLELRQELTPARAKELLANFEPYGDGYRPLRVVDAPREGRYPMPAEISGSDEVYVGRIRRDLTVEHGLNLWVAADNLRKGAALNAVQIAEQMAVMGLLPR
- a CDS encoding energy-coupling factor ABC transporter permease: MTHLHLPDGVLPLWLWAGGLALAGVLIAIAARVAAGADFRRRLPTLSMIAAFMIISMSVPVIPAVYHVQLAALAGIVLGPASGVIAAFIVNLLLALVGHGGITVVGLNTLILGSEMLTAWALFRVLKRALAPGPAAGAAAFPAMVVGAAVMLGIIALASPQAGLVHLGEVTSFGERAHAGGLGPLHAGAPYAELSLRRFAWLVLGLGSLGWIVESVVTGLVVRFAARVKPDLVGLAPDYERV
- a CDS encoding CbiQ family ECF transporter T component codes for the protein MSGFDIAVIDYWATSGRSFLHRAGPAAKLIMSALLLAAVVIGDYLPLLAALYLTLVALLAVARVPPLRVMTIGAYPVVFVALFVVSAWDGTWQTPALILGRALTAALTLVALLATTPYPRVFGLLSRVLPRIVGEALFLTYRSLFTLAEMAGEMVTATRVRSGVNLRRPATNLRNLSLALGKLLIHAMDRSERQYDIMIVRGYSDRIAAPARSWNSLATDAAPILLGAAALAAAIVTRWNA
- a CDS encoding energy-coupling factor ABC transporter ATP-binding protein is translated as MERIVKVSCIRHVYPDRTAVHLCGLDMVVDRGDRVAIVGPNGGGKSTMLHHIIGLLRAHEGEVDVFGVDPARDYARIRERVGVVLQNAEEQIIAPTVRDDVSFSPRNYGYPSARVREMVDEVLAELGIAHLADRVCHYLSGGEKRKVALAGALVTRPELVILDEPFEGLDPRSKHEMIDLLNHLHDEHGLSIVYTTHEVNIVPLVSNRVYVVCRDGVIFEGTPEQTFAQRELLEKVGLEQPTLAELSYLLGRLGVKLDLPSGVADAARMIADALSQGARITEGEPQT
- a CDS encoding TatD family hydrolase codes for the protein MSAGVGLTDTHAHLTHPDLWHSRLGCAPGITGEGACATSAPIARAAAAGVGRIITVGFDLATSASGARLAATDERVWHAPGIHPHDASCVGPEALAELRRLATLPRAVAIGETGLDFYRDRSPRDAQAAAFRAHLALAAELDLPVIVHSRDAHQEVLAIWAEGERRRGVLHCFSGDADIARRAVEIGLYIGIAGPVTFRSAERLRAIVRGLPRERVLLETDCPYLAPHPHRGEPNEPAYLPLIAAAVAQCWGVTAAEVAQITTANAAACFPELAG
- a CDS encoding GNAT family N-acetyltransferase → MNGEIRYRRAAVGDVRAIAAMERGYFGRHAFGPGMLLYLLWHAGDGFRVAAIESEVVGYAVVCRRSLRRGHAELSTFAVREDLRNRGVGSQLMSQALAHLAAAKVKRVNLQVSVRNSAACRLYERFGFRVASTLRGYYGGGEDAWLMVCSLEGRGARE
- a CDS encoding biotin--[acetyl-CoA-carboxylase] ligase, producing MRPDLSSLPPRPPLGARVIRLEVVPSTSDVAKQLLRAGEAHGTVVVAAEQTSGRGQRGRRWASPRGGLWASLLTRPRGLPATRAGVLNLAAAVAAAEAAASAGAAVTLKWPNDLVVDDRKVGGVLVETAAAGDNLRWAVIGVGINANVPRDALPPRLRAVATSLHEAAGRDIPLDQLLRELCHSMQKLLEQLESGADGEILRRWRALDTTPGRLVRTWSDGLARGRVQGIDDQGRLLIDSAGGILVATSSHGLVIE